Proteins encoded within one genomic window of Acidobacteriota bacterium:
- a CDS encoding 50S ribosomal protein L17, with product MRHRWAGRKLGRKTEHRRATLRNLATALFEQGRIRTTVPKAKELRSYAERLITKARKDSVHARRLVARELGNRTLVKKLFDEIAPRYAERPGGYTRILRLMPRRGDAAEMAIIELVGAEEAAAGAEE from the coding sequence ATGAGACACCGTTGGGCAGGAAGGAAGCTCGGCCGGAAGACGGAGCACCGGCGCGCGACGCTTCGTAACCTCGCCACCGCTCTGTTCGAGCAGGGGCGGATCCGGACCACGGTCCCGAAGGCGAAGGAGCTCCGCTCCTACGCGGAGCGGCTGATCACCAAGGCGAGGAAGGACAGCGTGCACGCGCGGCGGCTCGTCGCCCGCGAGCTGGGAAACCGCACGCTCGTCAAGAAGCTGTTCGACGAGATTGCGCCGCGCTACGCGGAGCGGCCGGGCGGCTACACGCGGATCCTGCGGCTGATGCCGCGGCGCGGGGATGCCGCGGAGATGGCCATCATCGAGCTCGTCGGCGCTGAGGAGGCGGCCGCCGGGGCCGAGGAGTGA
- a CDS encoding D-alanine--poly(phosphoribitol) ligase produces the protein MHEPFLDQAEARPDAVAIVDGDRKVTYGELAGTVLRTAAVLRELGVGRGDRVAIWLEKSIEAVSAMLASSCAGGVYVPLDPGSPPARAAKILRSCEPAVVLVGPRTAGAWRECAAAAGAARVAWGGAEGEPPAGLEAVPLRAAAASAAPEPPAAVAGDAPAHILFTSGSTGQPKGVVITHANVLAFVAWANSYFDVRPGDRHSGHSPLFFDLSTYDIYGSLSAGAELHLVPPRLNLLPGKLAEFIRERRLTQWFSVPSILNYLAKFDAVGEGDFPEMKRLMWCGEVFPTPSLRYFMARLPHVRFTNLYGPTEATIASSYYTVPAVPASDREEIPIGSPCGGEELFVVGEDGRVLPPGRTGELWIAGVGVAAGYWRDPERTAQAFVPHPQRPGERAYRTGDLARQGEDGLFYYLGRSDSQIKSRGYRIELGEIEAALAAVPWLREAAVVAVPTDGFEGWSICCAYVPQRGREAPPREIKAALARDLPAYMIPHRFRAWDALPRTPNGKVDRKAIRAAFAAADAG, from the coding sequence TTGCACGAGCCGTTCCTCGACCAGGCGGAGGCGCGGCCGGACGCGGTCGCGATCGTCGACGGGGATCGCAAGGTCACCTACGGCGAGCTCGCCGGGACCGTGTTGCGCACGGCCGCGGTGCTGCGCGAGCTGGGCGTCGGGCGGGGCGATCGGGTCGCCATCTGGCTCGAGAAGTCGATCGAGGCGGTTTCGGCGATGCTCGCGTCGAGCTGCGCGGGCGGCGTCTACGTTCCGCTCGATCCGGGAAGCCCGCCCGCGCGGGCGGCGAAGATCCTCCGGTCGTGCGAGCCGGCGGTCGTGCTCGTCGGGCCGCGGACGGCCGGGGCGTGGCGCGAATGCGCCGCCGCGGCCGGAGCGGCGCGGGTCGCCTGGGGCGGTGCGGAAGGGGAACCGCCGGCCGGGCTCGAGGCGGTGCCGCTCCGGGCGGCGGCGGCCTCGGCCGCGCCCGAGCCGCCGGCCGCGGTGGCCGGAGACGCGCCGGCCCACATCCTCTTCACCTCCGGTTCCACCGGCCAGCCGAAGGGTGTGGTGATCACCCACGCGAACGTGCTGGCGTTCGTCGCGTGGGCGAACAGCTACTTCGATGTCCGCCCCGGCGACCGGCACTCGGGGCATTCCCCTCTGTTCTTCGACCTGTCGACGTACGATATCTACGGGAGCCTCTCCGCCGGCGCCGAGTTGCATCTCGTGCCGCCGCGGCTGAACCTGCTACCGGGAAAGCTGGCCGAGTTCATCCGGGAGCGGCGCCTGACGCAGTGGTTTTCCGTTCCCTCGATCCTCAACTATCTCGCCAAGTTCGATGCCGTCGGTGAGGGCGACTTCCCCGAGATGAAGCGCTTGATGTGGTGCGGGGAGGTCTTCCCGACCCCGTCGCTGCGCTACTTCATGGCCCGCCTGCCGCACGTCCGGTTCACGAACCTCTACGGCCCGACGGAGGCCACGATCGCGAGCAGCTACTACACCGTTCCGGCGGTGCCGGCGAGCGATCGCGAGGAGATTCCCATCGGCTCGCCGTGCGGCGGCGAGGAGCTGTTCGTGGTCGGCGAGGATGGGCGCGTGCTTCCGCCCGGACGCACGGGGGAGCTGTGGATCGCGGGCGTGGGAGTGGCGGCCGGCTACTGGCGCGATCCGGAGCGCACGGCGCAAGCCTTCGTGCCTCACCCCCAGCGCCCCGGGGAGCGCGCCTACCGGACGGGCGATCTGGCCCGGCAGGGAGAGGACGGCCTCTTCTACTACCTGGGCCGGTCGGACTCGCAGATCAAGAGCCGCGGATACCGGATCGAACTCGGCGAGATCGAGGCGGCTCTCGCAGCGGTTCCCTGGCTGCGGGAGGCGGCGGTGGTCGCGGTTCCGACCGACGGATTCGAGGGGTGGTCGATCTGCTGCGCGTACGTGCCGCAGCGGGGCCGGGAGGCGCCGCCGCGGGAGATCAAGGCGGCGCTGGCGCGCGACCTGCCCGCGTACATGATCCCCCACCGGTTCCGGGCCTGGGACGCCCTTCCGAGGACGCCCAACGGGAAGGTCGACCGGAAGGCGATCCGGGCCGCTTTCGCCGCCGCCGACGCGGGTTGA
- a CDS encoding carbamoyl-phosphate synthase large subunit, with product MRPRKDIRKVLVIGSGPIVIGQACEFDYSGTQALKALAEEGVEVVLVNSNPATIMTDPEIAARTYVEPLVPEVLERILEQERPDALLPTVGGQTALNLAVELDRTGALERYGVEMVGVKREAVEICENRERFREAVESIGLEMPRGGFATSVEEAERLREPLGWPVVVRPSYTLGGTGGGVAWNAEEFREVVSRGLDLSPIHQVLVEESIIGWKEYELEVMRDRADNVVIVCSIENFDAMGVHTGDSVTVAPAQTLTDREYQRMRDAALAVIRRVGVETGGSNIQFAVDPRTGRLLVIEMNPRVSRSSALASKATGFPIARIAAKLALGYTLDEIPNDITKETPASFEPSIDYVVVKVPRWAFEKFPATPPDLGTQMKSVGEAMAIGRTFPEALQKALRSLETGRYGLGGDGTKVVDPHRLGERLATPNWQRLFYIKHALLAGWPVEKIADATQVDPWFLRQISDIVDVEGKLRAFTLEDVPEELLLAAKRLGFSDRQLSILLGCAEEELRRHRWACGLRPVYKRVDTCAAEFEAHTPYLYSTYEEECEAHPTGRRKVMVLGSGPNRIGQGIEFDYCCVHASFALREAGIESIMVNCNPETVSTDYDTSDRLYFEPLTLEDVLEIAEKERPEGAIVQFGGQTPLKLAIPLMRAGVKILGTSPESIDLAEDRERFGALLRELDIPAPEWGTARSLEEAKEIARRIGFPLLVRPSYVLGGRAMFVCWDEDSLEQMMRLAVEASPEHPVLLDRFLEDATELDVDALCDGERVVIGAVMEHIEKAGVHSGDSTCVIPALSGEVRKVEPLLRDMTRRLALALEVRGLMNVQFAVQGGRPYVLEVNPRASRTVPFVSKAAGIPLAKVATRIMLGESLADQGIEEPRYERCVFVKEPVFPFTRFPGEDPVLGPEMKSTGEVMGIGEDLGEALWKGLTAAGTELPREGTAFLSVHDRDKPALPPVARRLREFGFHLLATKGTAEFLSERGIEVERVYKVNEGRPHVVDRMLSGEVHLVINTPLGAPSYFDERAIRFTALQRRIPLITTLAGAAAAAEAIAAMREGRVGTRALQEIHGSGGRRQRACR from the coding sequence ATGCGCCCGAGGAAGGATATCCGGAAGGTGCTGGTGATCGGGTCCGGTCCGATCGTCATCGGCCAGGCGTGCGAGTTCGACTACTCGGGAACGCAGGCCCTCAAGGCGCTGGCGGAGGAAGGTGTCGAGGTCGTCCTCGTGAACTCGAATCCGGCGACGATCATGACCGATCCGGAGATCGCGGCCCGCACCTACGTGGAGCCACTCGTCCCGGAGGTGCTCGAGCGGATCCTGGAACAAGAGCGGCCCGACGCACTGCTCCCCACCGTCGGCGGGCAGACGGCACTGAATCTGGCTGTGGAGCTGGATCGCACCGGGGCGCTCGAGCGGTACGGCGTCGAAATGGTCGGCGTGAAGCGGGAGGCGGTGGAGATCTGCGAGAACCGGGAGCGATTCCGGGAGGCGGTGGAATCGATCGGCCTCGAGATGCCGCGCGGAGGGTTCGCGACGTCGGTCGAAGAGGCCGAGCGCTTGCGGGAACCGCTGGGTTGGCCCGTCGTCGTGCGCCCGTCCTACACCCTGGGCGGCACGGGAGGCGGGGTGGCCTGGAACGCGGAGGAGTTCCGCGAGGTGGTGTCGAGGGGTCTCGACCTGTCCCCGATACACCAGGTGCTGGTCGAGGAGTCGATCATCGGCTGGAAGGAGTACGAGCTGGAGGTCATGCGCGATCGCGCGGACAACGTGGTGATCGTCTGCAGCATCGAGAACTTCGATGCGATGGGTGTCCACACCGGCGACTCGGTCACGGTGGCGCCCGCCCAGACGCTGACGGACCGGGAATACCAGAGAATGCGCGACGCCGCCCTCGCCGTGATCCGGCGGGTTGGCGTCGAAACGGGCGGGAGCAACATTCAGTTCGCCGTCGATCCGCGCACGGGCCGGCTGCTCGTCATCGAAATGAATCCCCGCGTGTCACGCTCCTCGGCGCTGGCCTCGAAGGCGACCGGATTCCCGATCGCCCGGATCGCCGCCAAGCTCGCGCTCGGCTACACGCTGGACGAGATTCCGAACGACATCACCAAGGAGACTCCGGCGAGTTTCGAACCGTCGATCGACTATGTCGTCGTGAAGGTCCCGCGGTGGGCGTTCGAGAAGTTCCCGGCCACGCCGCCGGACCTCGGCACGCAGATGAAGTCGGTCGGGGAGGCGATGGCGATCGGCCGGACGTTCCCGGAGGCGCTGCAAAAGGCGTTGCGGAGTCTGGAGACGGGCCGCTACGGGTTGGGCGGCGACGGGACGAAGGTGGTCGACCCGCATCGCCTCGGAGAGCGGCTGGCGACCCCGAACTGGCAGCGGCTGTTCTACATCAAGCACGCGCTGCTGGCCGGCTGGCCGGTGGAGAAGATCGCCGACGCAACGCAGGTCGACCCGTGGTTTCTGCGCCAGATATCGGACATCGTCGACGTCGAGGGCAAGCTGCGGGCGTTCACGCTGGAGGACGTTCCCGAGGAGCTGCTGCTGGCGGCGAAGCGACTCGGGTTTTCGGATCGGCAGCTGTCGATCCTGCTGGGCTGCGCCGAGGAGGAACTCCGGAGGCATCGCTGGGCGTGCGGCCTGCGGCCCGTTTACAAGAGGGTCGATACCTGCGCGGCCGAGTTCGAGGCGCACACGCCTTACCTGTACTCGACCTACGAGGAGGAGTGCGAAGCCCATCCCACGGGGCGCCGGAAGGTGATGGTCCTCGGGTCGGGACCGAACCGGATCGGCCAGGGAATCGAGTTCGACTACTGCTGCGTCCATGCGTCGTTCGCCCTGCGGGAGGCGGGCATCGAGTCGATCATGGTCAACTGCAACCCTGAGACCGTGTCGACGGACTACGACACTTCCGACCGCCTCTACTTCGAGCCGCTGACCCTGGAGGACGTTCTCGAGATCGCGGAGAAGGAGCGCCCCGAGGGCGCGATCGTGCAGTTCGGCGGCCAGACGCCGCTGAAGCTCGCGATCCCGCTGATGCGCGCGGGCGTGAAGATCCTCGGGACGTCTCCGGAGAGCATCGACCTCGCGGAGGACCGCGAACGCTTCGGAGCGCTCCTGAGGGAACTGGACATCCCGGCTCCCGAGTGGGGGACGGCGCGCAGCCTGGAGGAGGCCAAAGAGATCGCGCGCCGGATCGGGTTCCCGCTCCTCGTCCGGCCGTCGTACGTGCTCGGGGGGCGCGCGATGTTCGTCTGCTGGGACGAGGATTCTCTCGAGCAGATGATGCGGCTGGCGGTGGAGGCGTCGCCGGAGCATCCGGTGCTGCTCGATCGCTTCCTGGAAGATGCGACCGAGCTCGACGTCGACGCCTTGTGCGACGGCGAACGGGTGGTGATCGGCGCGGTCATGGAGCACATCGAGAAGGCCGGCGTCCACTCGGGCGACAGCACCTGCGTGATCCCGGCCCTCAGCGGGGAGGTGAGGAAGGTCGAGCCGCTGCTTCGCGACATGACGCGGCGTCTCGCCCTGGCGCTCGAGGTGCGGGGGTTGATGAACGTCCAGTTCGCGGTGCAGGGCGGACGGCCCTACGTCCTGGAAGTGAACCCGCGGGCCTCCCGTACGGTTCCGTTCGTGTCGAAGGCGGCGGGCATCCCGCTGGCGAAGGTGGCGACGCGGATCATGCTCGGGGAATCGCTGGCGGACCAGGGGATCGAAGAACCGCGTTACGAGCGGTGTGTGTTCGTCAAGGAACCGGTGTTCCCGTTCACCCGATTCCCCGGGGAGGATCCCGTGCTCGGCCCGGAGATGAAGTCGACCGGGGAGGTGATGGGAATCGGAGAGGACCTGGGCGAGGCGCTCTGGAAGGGCTTGACGGCGGCCGGAACGGAGCTCCCGCGGGAAGGCACGGCGTTCCTGTCGGTGCACGACCGCGACAAGCCGGCGCTGCCGCCGGTGGCGAGGCGTCTGAGGGAGTTCGGATTCCACCTGCTCGCGACGAAGGGAACGGCGGAGTTCTTGTCGGAGCGCGGCATCGAGGTCGAGCGCGTCTACAAGGTGAACGAGGGTCGGCCGCACGTGGTGGACCGCATGCTCAGCGGCGAGGTTCATCTCGTCATCAACACGCCGCTCGGCGCGCCGTCCTATTTCGACGAGCGGGCCATACGGTTCACGGCGCTGCAGCGGCGGATTCCGCTCATCACCACCCTGGCGGGCGCCGCCGCGGCAGCGGAAGCGATCGCGGCGATGCGGGAAGGCCGCGTCGGGACTCGGGCGCTTCAGGAGATCCACGGAAGCGGTGGACGCAGGCAGCGAGCGTGCCGATAA
- a CDS encoding acyl carrier protein — MGKERALQNGRIREEVARILREEIQVEVPSEDCDLIESGLLDSLTFVDLLAHVERVFRVSIDIASLDLDDLRSVDSIARFIESQRADQ, encoded by the coding sequence ATGGGGAAGGAACGAGCCCTCCAAAACGGCCGCATCAGGGAAGAGGTGGCGCGAATCCTCCGCGAGGAGATCCAGGTGGAGGTGCCTTCGGAGGACTGCGATCTGATCGAATCCGGGCTGCTCGACTCGCTGACGTTCGTCGACCTGCTGGCCCACGTGGAGCGTGTCTTCCGCGTCTCCATCGATATCGCTTCGCTCGACCTCGACGACCTCCGTTCGGTCGACAGCATCGCGCGGTTCATCGAGTCCCAGCGGGCGGATCAGTGA
- a CDS encoding HAD family hydrolase, whose translation MPGGPAAGAAAAGAGTGSRPPGVASPGGGGRRFSVTRSGVPPRRPAGPLRAVLFDLDGVLADTFDVWCAVLDRCRRRRGLPPLGPDRVREVWGQGLRADCETLFPGESPARLAREYEEAFVEEAGRVRPVPGAEAALLACRKAGRVTGVVTNSPAGMAEAVLRELRFRPMVDVLATGDEVLRGKPDPALLFVAVARAGVNPGEAALVGDTPLDIAAARAAGVLAVGYRVPGDITVDELARLPDRLGLPR comes from the coding sequence ATTCCCGGCGGTCCGGCGGCCGGCGCGGCCGCAGCGGGAGCGGGGACCGGTTCGAGGCCGCCGGGGGTCGCTTCCCCGGGCGGCGGCGGGCGGCGGTTTTCCGTGACGCGGTCCGGTGTTCCTCCGCGCCGCCCCGCCGGCCCCCTGCGGGCGGTCCTGTTCGATCTCGACGGGGTGCTCGCGGACACCTTCGACGTCTGGTGCGCGGTGCTCGACCGGTGCCGGCGCCGCCGCGGCCTTCCGCCGCTCGGGCCGGACCGCGTGCGCGAGGTCTGGGGCCAGGGGCTCCGCGCGGACTGCGAGACGCTCTTTCCGGGCGAGTCGCCGGCGCGGCTGGCTCGCGAGTACGAGGAGGCCTTTGTCGAGGAAGCGGGGCGCGTGCGGCCGGTACCCGGTGCGGAGGCCGCGCTTCTCGCGTGCCGCAAGGCCGGCCGCGTGACCGGTGTGGTCACCAATAGCCCGGCGGGGATGGCCGAGGCGGTGCTCCGGGAGCTCCGTTTCCGCCCCATGGTCGACGTGCTCGCCACGGGGGACGAGGTGCTCCGGGGAAAGCCGGACCCGGCCCTCCTGTTCGTGGCGGTGGCCCGCGCCGGGGTGAATCCCGGGGAGGCGGCGCTCGTGGGGGACACGCCGCTGGACATCGCCGCGGCGCGTGCCGCGGGAGTGCTCGCCGTCGGCTACCGCGTCCCGGGGGACATCACGGTGGACGAGCTCGCCCGGCTGCCCGACCGGCTCGGCCTGCCGCGCTGA
- the rpmJ gene encoding 50S ribosomal protein L36: MKVRASVKKMCSKCKIVRRRGVVRVICENPKHKQRQG, translated from the coding sequence ATGAAGGTGAGAGCTTCGGTGAAGAAGATGTGCAGCAAGTGCAAGATCGTCCGCCGCCGGGGGGTGGTGCGGGTGATCTGCGAAAACCCGAAGCACAAGCAGCGCCAGGGCTGA
- a CDS encoding 30S ribosomal protein S11, whose product MAKAGKKKVTRKRERKNVPHGIAHIQATFNNTIVTITDPAGNVVAWASAGRAGFKGSRKGTPFAAQLAAQLAVQHAREHGVRTVDVRVQGPGAGRESSIRALAAAGLEVRSIKDVTPIPHNGCRPPKRRRV is encoded by the coding sequence ATGGCGAAAGCAGGGAAGAAGAAGGTCACCCGCAAGCGAGAGCGCAAGAACGTTCCCCACGGTATCGCCCACATCCAGGCGACCTTCAACAACACGATCGTGACGATCACCGATCCGGCCGGGAACGTGGTCGCCTGGGCGAGCGCCGGGCGTGCGGGCTTCAAGGGGTCGCGCAAGGGCACCCCGTTCGCGGCCCAGCTCGCCGCGCAGCTCGCCGTGCAGCACGCCCGCGAGCACGGCGTCCGGACCGTGGACGTCCGCGTGCAGGGCCCCGGAGCCGGGCGCGAATCCTCGATCCGCGCCCTCGCGGCGGCGGGCCTCGAGGTGAGATCGATCAAGGACGTCACGCCGATTCCTCACAACGGCTGCCGCCCGCCGAAGCGGCGGCGGGTCTGA
- a CDS encoding GNAT family N-acetyltransferase, protein MPAGTHARPRVPVLRRAATLARLVRERRWRDLRVALERSTFPKGLFFVTRLVFCRMTEVAVPPIPLPHFDVREATPADEPLLQQVRARRRGYAPQFEAGHVCFLVMAGNRPAAYGWYECGGIHVSRPNGYTFDMGPHGCWSYAIEVHPEFRLKGALIKLWTEAVPRLRSRGVRAIYTSMPSDENLISLKSHQRLGFEIFCRLTVVRLAGVTWHRVEPVSGPAASGFGPWHGTDPSPVAGEPH, encoded by the coding sequence ATGCCCGCCGGTACCCATGCTCGGCCCCGCGTCCCGGTGCTGCGCCGGGCCGCGACGCTCGCGCGGCTCGTGAGGGAGCGGCGCTGGCGGGATCTGCGCGTGGCTCTCGAGAGGAGCACCTTCCCCAAGGGGCTTTTCTTCGTCACGCGCCTGGTGTTCTGCCGGATGACCGAGGTCGCCGTGCCGCCCATCCCGCTGCCCCACTTCGACGTCCGGGAAGCGACGCCGGCGGACGAGCCTCTCCTCCAGCAGGTGCGCGCGCGCCGGCGCGGCTACGCGCCGCAGTTCGAGGCCGGACACGTCTGCTTCCTGGTCATGGCGGGGAACCGCCCGGCGGCCTACGGCTGGTACGAGTGCGGGGGAATCCACGTGTCGCGCCCGAACGGCTACACGTTCGACATGGGACCGCACGGCTGCTGGTCCTACGCCATCGAGGTCCATCCGGAGTTCCGCCTCAAGGGCGCGCTGATCAAGCTCTGGACCGAGGCCGTCCCGCGCCTCCGGAGCCGCGGGGTGCGGGCCATCTACACGTCGATGCCGTCGGACGAGAACCTCATCTCGCTCAAATCGCACCAGCGCCTCGGATTCGAGATCTTCTGCCGCCTGACGGTGGTGCGGCTGGCGGGGGTCACGTGGCACCGCGTCGAGCCCGTCTCCGGCCCGGCGGCCTCCGGCTTCGGCCCGTGGCACGGTACCGACCCCTCCCCCGTCGCGGGTGAACCTCACTGA
- a CDS encoding translation initiation factor IF-1, with translation MPKEEAIQVEAVVAETLPNAMFRLELDNGHKVLAHISGKMRKHFIRILPGDRVLVELSPYDLNRGRIIYRYK, from the coding sequence TTGCCGAAGGAAGAGGCCATCCAGGTCGAGGCCGTCGTGGCGGAGACGCTGCCGAACGCGATGTTCCGCCTCGAACTCGACAACGGCCACAAGGTGCTGGCCCACATCTCGGGGAAGATGCGGAAGCACTTCATCCGGATCCTTCCCGGAGACCGGGTTCTTGTCGAGCTGTCGCCGTACGACCTGAACCGGGGCCGGATCATCTACCGTTACAAGTAG
- a CDS encoding DNA-directed RNA polymerase subunit alpha codes for MIEMGFQKPKFLEADPASLSDTYGKFSAQPYERGFGTTIGNALRRILLSSIEGAAVTAVKIEGVLHEFSSIPGVIEDVTDIILNLKRVPLKMHLPKVETARIVAKGKKVVTAKDIECSSNVEVLDPDAVIATLSDEGSLEMEMRIKPGRGYVPADQNLDEDLGLGYIPIDSVHSPVRRVNFTVDPARVGRSTDYDKLTLEVWTDGSITPQEAIAKAAKLLKDHLAIYINFEDHLELEREMVSEEDEKLREHLDRSIDELDLSVRSYNCLKNAGIETIRDLVQRTEAELLKTKNFGRKSLNEIKELLADMGLSLGMRVGSSAAGQL; via the coding sequence ATGATCGAGATGGGTTTCCAGAAACCGAAGTTTCTCGAGGCCGACCCCGCATCGCTGAGCGACACCTACGGGAAGTTCAGCGCCCAGCCCTACGAGAGGGGTTTCGGCACCACCATCGGCAACGCGCTGCGGCGCATTCTGCTGTCCTCGATCGAAGGCGCGGCGGTGACCGCCGTGAAAATCGAGGGGGTGCTGCACGAATTCTCCTCCATTCCCGGCGTGATCGAGGACGTCACGGACATCATCCTCAACCTGAAGCGGGTGCCGCTGAAAATGCACCTGCCGAAGGTGGAAACGGCTCGGATCGTGGCGAAGGGGAAGAAGGTCGTCACCGCGAAGGACATCGAGTGCAGCTCGAATGTCGAGGTTCTCGATCCGGACGCCGTGATCGCCACGCTGTCCGACGAAGGCTCCCTCGAGATGGAGATGCGCATCAAGCCCGGCCGCGGCTACGTGCCGGCGGACCAGAACCTCGACGAGGACCTCGGGCTCGGCTACATCCCGATCGACTCGGTGCACTCGCCGGTCCGCCGCGTGAACTTCACCGTGGACCCGGCGCGCGTCGGGCGGTCCACTGATTACGACAAGCTGACCCTCGAGGTGTGGACGGACGGCTCGATCACGCCGCAGGAGGCGATCGCCAAGGCGGCGAAGCTCCTGAAGGACCATCTCGCGATCTACATCAACTTCGAGGACCATCTCGAGCTGGAGCGTGAGATGGTGTCGGAAGAGGACGAGAAGCTCCGGGAGCACCTGGACCGGTCGATCGACGAACTGGACTTGTCGGTGCGCTCGTACAACTGCCTCAAGAACGCGGGCATCGAGACGATCCGGGATCTCGTGCAGCGCACCGAGGCCGAGCTTCTGAAGACGAAGAACTTCGGGCGGAAGTCGCTCAACGAGATCAAGGAGCTTCTGGCCGACATGGGGCTGTCGCTCGGGATGCGCGTTGGCTCGAGCGCTGCCGGCCAGCTGTGA
- a CDS encoding 30S ribosomal protein S4 translates to MGRYTGPVCRLCRREGMQLFLKGERCFKDKCAVKRRQYPPGQHAGGRRRRKLQGYGLQLREKQKVKRIYGVLERQFRFYFKKAAAKKGVTGENLLCTLERRLDNVVYRLGFAASRAQARQLVNHGHFLVNGRKVDIPSFQVRAGDVVELRESSRKNVMVQANLDTAQGRGIPAWLELDAASFKGTVKALPKREDITMPIQENLIVELYSK, encoded by the coding sequence ATGGGACGCTACACTGGACCGGTGTGCCGGCTGTGCCGCCGCGAAGGGATGCAGCTCTTCCTGAAGGGAGAGCGCTGCTTCAAGGACAAGTGCGCCGTCAAGCGGCGCCAGTACCCGCCCGGGCAGCACGCCGGAGGGCGGCGGCGGCGGAAGCTCCAGGGCTACGGCCTGCAGCTCCGCGAGAAGCAGAAGGTCAAGCGGATCTATGGCGTGCTCGAGCGCCAGTTCCGCTTCTACTTCAAGAAAGCCGCGGCCAAGAAGGGTGTCACCGGCGAGAACCTCCTGTGCACCCTGGAGCGCCGCCTGGACAACGTCGTGTACAGGCTCGGCTTCGCCGCCTCCCGAGCCCAGGCGCGCCAGCTCGTGAACCACGGCCACTTCCTCGTCAACGGCCGCAAGGTGGACATCCCGTCCTTCCAGGTCCGCGCCGGCGACGTGGTCGAGCTGCGCGAATCCAGCCGGAAGAACGTGATGGTCCAGGCGAACCTCGACACGGCACAGGGCCGGGGCATCCCCGCCTGGCTGGAGCTCGACGCGGCCAGCTTCAAGGGCACGGTCAAGGCTCTCCCGAAGCGCGAGGACATCACGATGCCGATTCAGGAGAACCTGATCGTCGAGCTGTACTCGAAGTGA
- a CDS encoding 30S ribosomal protein S13, translating to MARIAGVDLPLNKRIDVALTYIYGIGPSRSKAILEQSRVPGNVRVKDLTEEQVRAIRQVIQDQGRVEGDLRKNVQMDIKRLIEIGCYRGVRHRLGLPVRGQRTHTNARTKKGPRIAVAGKKKVKK from the coding sequence ATGGCACGCATCGCCGGCGTCGATCTTCCGCTGAACAAGCGGATCGATGTCGCCCTGACCTACATCTACGGGATCGGCCCGTCGCGTTCGAAGGCCATCCTCGAGCAGAGCCGGGTCCCCGGGAACGTCCGCGTCAAGGACCTGACCGAGGAGCAGGTCCGTGCGATCCGGCAGGTCATCCAGGACCAGGGGCGCGTGGAGGGCGACCTCCGCAAGAACGTCCAGATGGACATCAAGCGGCTGATCGAGATCGGCTGCTACCGGGGCGTACGGCACCGCCTGGGGCTTCCGGTTCGGGGCCAGAGAACTCACACCAACGCCCGGACGAAGAAAGGTCCGCGCATCGCGGTGGCGGGCAAGAAGAAGGTCAAGAAGTAG